The following coding sequences lie in one Oncorhynchus kisutch isolate 150728-3 linkage group LG3, Okis_V2, whole genome shotgun sequence genomic window:
- the LOC109883435 gene encoding reticulon-4 receptor-like translates to MKTSLVEGGRFLFLVLWLNLVPRGAEGCPVKCVCYSEPRPTVACQQQGLFSIPNEIPVQSQRIFLQSNKLTVVRSTSFSSVHNLTVLWMYSNNISHIEAGAFYGLERLEELDIGDNSNLRIISPTAFRGLSKLHTLHLHRCGLSELPVGAFQGLFSLQYLYLQDNNLLALHDDTFLDLANLTYLFLHNNKIKTVSDHMLRGLINLDRLLLHQNRVIYVQPRAFSDLRKLTTLFLFYNNLTVLTGETMDPLGSLQYLRLNGNQWVCDCRARTLWDWFKRFKGSSSELECNVPLELFGKDLKRLKSDDLEGCVETPQIQTQLFSSNLWSGKFPSTEYPLGNGIPRCCLPDNDKSSIISEKTIPDPSSYNSRQITNNPLKEKENISKTKFREQERTKNETTRNKQSLNDGPLGTLSNNLDQSLVQLQDLEPSTAPTRKKKKCTKKPKSDAQCLKGHGSTMQVELSFIFMSIIWFWFSMVMS, encoded by the coding sequence gGGGCCGATTCCTGTTCCTTGTGTTGTGGTTAAACCTGGTGCCTCGAGGAGCAGAGGGCTGCCCGGTCaaatgtgtgtgttacagtgagcCACGGCCCACCGTGGCATGCCAGCAACAAGGACTGTTCTCCATCCCCAATGAGATCCCTGTGCAGAGCCAGCGGATATTCCTCCAGAGCAACAAGCTGACCGTGGTCCGCTCCACCAGCTTCAGCTCTGTGCACAACCTCACCGTCCTCTGGATGTACTCCAACAACATCAGCCACATCGAAGCTGGGGCCTTCTATGGTCTGGAGCGGCTGGAGGAGCTGGACATTGGGGACAACAGTAACCTGAGAATCATCAGCCCCACGGCCTTCAGGGGCCTGTCCAAGCTCCACACCCTCCACCTGCACAGGTGCGGCCTGTCGGAGTTACCTGTTGGAGCGTTCCAGGGACTGTTCTCCCTACAGTACCTTTAcctgcaggacaataacctactgGCCCTGCACGATGACACTTTCCTGGACCTGGCCAACCTCACCTATCTCTTCCTGCACAACAACAAGATCAAGACCGTATCGGACCACATGCTGCGTGGCCTCATTAACCTCGACCGCCTGTTGCTGCACCAGAACCGGGTGATCTACGTCCAACCAAGAGCATTCAGTGACCTGAGAAAACTGACCACACTGTTCCTGTTCTACAACAACCTGACCGTGCTGACTGGGGAGACCATGGACCCGCTGGGGTCCCTCCAGTACCTGCGTCTCAAtgggaaccagtgggtctgtgaCTGTCGGGCCAGGACCCTGTGGGACTGGTTCAAACGCTTCAAGGGCTCCAGCTCAGAGCTCGAGTGTAACGTCCCATTGGAGTTGTTTGGGAAGGACCTGAAACGGCTGAAGAGTGATGATCTGGAAGGGTGTGTGGAAACTCCTCAGATCCAAACCCAGCTCTTTAGCTCCAACCTGTGGTCTGGAAAATTTCCCTCCACGGAATATCCCCTGGGAAATGGAATTCCCAGGTGTTGTCTTCCAGATAATGATAAGTCCTCTATCATCTCCGAGAAAACCATCCCTGACCCCTCATCCTACAACAGCCGCCAGATCACCAACAACCCCCTCAAGGAGAAGGAGAACATATCCAAGACCAAATTCAGAGAGCAGGAGCGAACAAAAAATGAGACCACCCGGAATAAGCAGAGTCTTAACGACGGGCCTCTGGGGACTCTGTCCAACAACCTTGACCAGTCCTTAGTCCAACTGCAAGATCTGGAACCTTCTACAGCCCCAACCAGGAAGAAAAAGAAGTGCACTAAAAAACCCAAATCCGATGCACAATGTCTCAAAGGCCATGGATCTACAATGCAGGTGGAGCTGAGTTTTATCTTCATGTCCATAATCTGGTTCTGGTTCTCTATGGTCATGTCTTAG